In the Salvia splendens isolate huo1 chromosome 16, SspV2, whole genome shotgun sequence genome, GTTGACAATGCAAAATGCATAACCCAGGCAAGTTTTATTTAACAAGGCTTAATTAGACACAATTAATATATGTGATATAAATTGAGAAATAGTACTATATGTTTTTGTGATGTAGGTTGTAAGAGAATGTGGATCTTTGAGTAGCTACATGTGGGAATATGTGAGCTACAAACCAATGATCAACAGATTCAAGTATCCAAAGAGTGTCCCACTGAGGAGCCCCAAGGCAGAGATCATCAGCAAGGACTTGGTGAGGCGAGGGTTCCGCCTTGTGGGACCCGTAATCGTCTACTCGTTCATGCAGGCGACCGGGATGTCCATCGATCATCTCGTTGATTGCTTCAGGCATGGTGAGTGTGTGAGCCTTGCAGAGAGGCCATGGAGGCATGTCTGATTAATTATTTAGAGgactaattaattatttatgtgtTTATCTGATTATGTTACTTGTGTTATTGTTTGTAAGTTTATTACGTAAGTACCATGTAGTAAACTTATTCTCATGAGGATGGGATGGTACCTATCAATTATTAAggaatataattattatacaatGGGGATTTATTAAAGAGGAAAGTCCAGTCTTAAATATATGGtctttttacattttttgtctaaaacatttattttttttattttttaataccgAACATTATAAATACCTAGTCATTCTTCATGCCAACGTTGTCTTGTCTACACTATTCTGTTTTTTACTTTACTTACtctccattttaattatttatcaatttttttaaaataagtgTAAAAAAGAATCAAAGTACGAGCTACTGTTACccctttatttaaaaaaaatctctttTGATGGTCACAACGGATTTGTAATATAAGTAGAATGAGAAAGCAAAAACAATTGGGTCGTGATGGGCCGGGTCCAGGATGCCCAGCTACGATGGGGAGACCCatcacatacatacatacatacatacatacatacatgatGCAACACGCGTGACAAAACACTGGAGCTTCTAAGCTTCTACAAGAAATCTCCAAACCAAAGCTAATCACCAAAAAACAAGTTGTGCAGAAAAAAACAAGGGCCACCGCTCTGATTAGACCGCCACAACCCAACCACGTCTGCAAATAGCAACCATCCAAACAACATTATCGTTTCAATTTTTATCTGCTCCCATTTTAGGTCAATTTTTTCAGCTCAGGTCTCTTGTTCAAGCACAGCTGTCGATGGAGACTTACACCAAACCAAACCTAAATCTATATTCCCTTTCTCCACCCCCAATAATTGACCAAAAACACTTTTCCTAGATCTCCCATCAAAGAAGACTGTGAAACAAAACCATTCCAAGATCTACCACAAGCATGATTTAATATTTACAATACATGGCATGACGTTCAACATTTTATTTATCGAACAATATATATTCCATGCCCCACTGAAGCTAAGGAAGATTAAAAGCTgacaaagaaagaaaaaatgccGCCAAATCTACTTTGGCCTTTGATTCAAAGAATATTTACACATCACTGTCTATCGCCGCTGCTCCGACCTAAGGTTGACTCAAACGGAGAAAGCATAAAGATATCTAAAGCTACAGCAGTAGCTCAACAAGCCTGCAAATTTATCACTCTCATACCTCAAAACTTGCAAGAAGTCCCGAGCCTCTGTCTCTGCCTCTGGCTAAGACTGATGGATTTCCGGTTGGCAAAAGCAGCGCTCAGAAGCTCCTGGAACTTTTCCAGAAACACTCCCCATTCTTCCTCGTTCATATCTGCCAGCTTCACGAAACTTGCGCTTGGAGGGAGCTGCTCATTTGCACTTCGGTGGTGTCCGGATGAGGAGCTAGCATGATAACCATTATCAGGCTTCATCCCAGAGAATTTTGGGAACTTTGGGTTTTTCTCGCTTAAGCTGGTGTTTTTCAGAGACATGGACAGCTTCGGGATAGTTTTGCTCTTTGTCAAGGGTGGAACGCTAACAAACCCattctcctcttctccttcaCTTTCCACTTCATCAATGCTCTCCTCTAGTTTGGAAAGAGGCATACGGCCATTAACACTTCCAAGCCCAAAATGCAAGGGCATTGCTCCCATGAAGTCTTCCGTGGAGAATTTAGGGGTGAAGTCATGGCCACCTTCTTCAAAATCTATGTCAAACTGGAAATCATCAACAAATTCTGCTCCAGATTTTGGAGACGACAGCTCTTCAGCCATAAGCCTTCTCGCCTCAATGCATATAACCTCGAGCTCACTTGGTTCCTCCTCACCACTGCGGAACTCCCTACTCATCATCTCACCAATCTCAGCAAGACAGAGACCTTGTGCAGCAGCTTCCTTCAGGAAAGTTGTACAAAGGTACAAGACACGCAAGCATGCATCTCGAATCATAGGGAGCTCGCTTCGTAGCATCTCAGCATCACGAGCAGGGCCAAGATTTTCTATGTACTCAAGTTCATCATCCGAGAAAGGAATGGAAGCTTGAGGCCAGTGAATCCACTCAAAATATGGGTCTTCTATACTCTCAGGTAAGCAAAGGCCATGATCGATGGGGATCAATTCAACTTCACCAAACTGCCCAATGCCATCAAGTTTTCTAACTAAAAGGTTACCACCGTGCCTGTCTGTGTTAAGAATCCTAATGTCTAAAATACCAATGCGATGCACAGCTGAAACAGGGAAACTTGAAGTTCCATAGTCACTGGCATCAAAATCATGAGGAATGAACTGTTGAAAGGATGCAATCTTGCTAACAATTTTCTTGTTCTGGGGCTTGTTTCCCCCTACACCATCATTGACATTGAAGATTGAGTGAGTAATCTTCACTAATGCCGTAGGCGGAACATTTGCAAAATTATCATAGTCAAGGAGATAAGCAGCAACCTCTCTGAACCCAGTCTCCCCAACCCTGACAGAACGCTTTAAGCCAGGTTGTCCAAGAGCTTTGCCAACAAAGCCCTTTGGGTTATTTGGTGCAAATGGTTCCTCATCCGTGGGCTTAACAATAGCAACACACTCACTTCTGACATTCCTGAAGTAATACGCTCCCCCAAGACCACTATGAACAGGTAGAGGATCAACACCGTTCTTCATTCCCTTCACAATTTCCTTGACTAGATTTTTTGTCTTAGCATAACAAGAAGAGTGTCCCAATATCTCAATTGGCCCACTCTGATCTCTCTGTTGGATGTCCTTACCAGTGGGCGACAAACAGGGAGTTGATGAGCTTCTGTGGAGGAAATTCCTTGTCAACAGGAGAGGGGAATCCTTCCGAATGGCACTCAAATCATTTTTAAGAACCATATCACCAAATGTCAATGAACTCTCCTCAATGGGAAAATTCAAAGCAAGCTGCAACCTCCTCTTCACAGTATGTGCACTGTCACTCCTGTCCAACTCCATACCTAAGACACAACCCGACTCAGTTTGTACAAAAACACGTCTCCTACCCGTTGGTTTGCTTTCCATCATGTTGGTTTGAACATGCTCCCCACCACCAAGAGGACTCTTGAAAAATGACACAGCCATCTCTGTTCGAACAGGGCTATCAAGGTTAGGAGACATGAAAGGTAGAAATAGACCAAGGGTGGTTCTCCTCACAGCAGGCGACCAAGAGGGCGATAGGTGTGAGATTCCCCCCCAACTCTAAGTTTTAACGTCAAGCTCAGAAGTTGTTTGTGAGTAAATGGCAAATAGTATAAAATCCAGTAAGGATCATCAACCACGCAAACCAAGACCTAAATCCCCACCCTCCAAAAGAACCAAACCGTGAATTTAGAAGAAACACTGGTATTTCAGTGAAAGGAGAGAGAATTACAACGTCATAACTTCAAGGGAGCCATACACGACACCAGCAAGCCTCAGATAACAATCTGCAGAGGTAAAACACCAACTAAGGTCATAAAAAGCTATTCAAACAATCCCCTAAGCTGGAAAGGCAAATAATGAAAGAAGTTGTCTAGCATAAACCCCAAAAGCAGTAAGCAACTAGATCtcaaaaatcaaacatttaaccAGCTGACTTACTCAACACAAATCATGCTGAGTCTCCCAAATTAAAAAACCACTATGAtgtgatatgatatgatatgatatcaATTAAGCATGATAAATTAGACACTATAAATCATTCCACAGCAAACGAAATCCGGATTAAACACACAGCGGCTACCACTAACTCAGCACCAACCGCAATAAATGTCGATAGCCATTAAAATCAATCgggtaaaaataataaattagctGTCAGCACAGCACCCGAGAAATTAATCGGATCTGATTTAACAAAAGAATAAACTCCCAATCGGGCCCGATTAATTTCTCGGGCCGGCCCGATTCGGGTTgtgggtcaatcgggtgcggggcTAATCGGATTATTAATTCTTTCGGGTTTTAAacgttcaaccctaaccctaaaagctcgggtccCGGGCTAGCCCAGTGGGTTATCGGGTTGCTACTGATAAGATTAatatgcgatcaatccaataaataatgatgaaaattaattatattcataaaatgtaaaatatttaattatgataaatttgagatatatggtcaaactcaatcataaacatgataaaaaactaatatttgagatatttcgtgaaattttaagtCCACAGGGTGCgagctaaattgacatccctagctgGAAGAATAATCATTCATCTATCTAAGAAAATAATCATCTTTAATACAAAATCGTTCAGAAAATTGGATGAAAGCTCATAAAATTCAACTCACCAAATAGGCAGATCTGAAGAAATCTTCCTTTTCTTCCTCAGCTTCAGTACACAGCTAGAAGAGAGTTGAAAGAAACAAAACTGGAAACATGGACGATTTAACGGTGGAAGAAATAGACAAGCAGACGGACAAAGGGCTAGAGTTTATATGCGAAGAGGAGTCTTCGCCTTCGCGCCCAAGCCACCAAAACCCTTCTGCTCTGCTTTCTTGCTTGCTGGCGTGCTCACACGTTCTCTCTCAATATAGCCCTTTCTCGCTCTACTTCTATTTATGGATATGTCTCTTCcaatagtatatttttaaataaaataatccatATATGTTGTGTAGTAAtcctattaatattttattatcttttgttctctttccttttttccATATACATTAATATTACCCTAGGAAAATTGATAGTATAGCACAGTACATTATGTGAGCTAATTaatgagtacttaatatacattttatttatttaattcgtttaacttttaatatattaaaaatactatttatttGGTTTTTCATAagtaaaaacaaatgaaaaaattaacaaactgagatttgatttttttatgatatataaaattaaaaataacaataaggaaatagttttatattatttgatatactactattatttaattaatttttttatttataaaatcttTCATAACACATTATCA is a window encoding:
- the LOC121771695 gene encoding phosphatidylinositol 4-kinase gamma 7-like, with translation MSPNLDSPVRTEMAVSFFKSPLGGGEHVQTNMMESKPTGRRRVFVQTESGCVLGMELDRSDSAHTVKRRLQLALNFPIEESSLTFGDMVLKNDLSAIRKDSPLLLTRNFLHRSSSTPCLSPTGKDIQQRDQSGPIEILGHSSCYAKTKNLVKEIVKGMKNGVDPLPVHSGLGGAYYFRNVRSECVAIVKPTDEEPFAPNNPKGFVGKALGQPGLKRSVRVGETGFREVAAYLLDYDNFANVPPTALVKITHSIFNVNDGVGGNKPQNKKIVSKIASFQQFIPHDFDASDYGTSSFPVSAVHRIGILDIRILNTDRHGGNLLVRKLDGIGQFGEVELIPIDHGLCLPESIEDPYFEWIHWPQASIPFSDDELEYIENLGPARDAEMLRSELPMIRDACLRVLYLCTTFLKEAAAQGLCLAEIGEMMSREFRSGEEEPSELEVICIEARRLMAEELSSPKSGAEFVDDFQFDIDFEEGGHDFTPKFSTEDFMGAMPLHFGLGSVNGRMPLSKLEESIDEVESEGEEENGFVSVPPLTKSKTIPKLSMSLKNTSLSEKNPKFPKFSGMKPDNGYHASSSSGHHRSANEQLPPSASFVKLADMNEEEWGVFLEKFQELLSAAFANRKSISLSQRQRQRLGTSCKF